ATTACGGAATTAGATGATGCAGTAAAAGCCAAGCAACAGAAATGCCACGGATAAAATTATCGGATTAAACTATCTGTACCTAAGATAGATGCCAGTAAATCGTTGTCTTCAGGAATAGCTTCAGCGCTTCTTTTACCATGTAGTTTGCTAGATAACTTATCAGTAGTCGCGCTTTCTGGAACAGGCGAGCTATCCTCCAAGTGTCGTTTTCTGCTAGTAAGGCTACCTATTTTGTTACTTCCATCAGATTCGGTGATTCCTTTTTCAGCAGTAATCTGCCCCAAATCATATGTCTGGTGGAACTCAATGTCTGGAGCTGACAGCATTCTCTCACGTTCTGGGAATTCTGAGGTTGATAGGGCATTTGGTCTATCATTATATGCCATTTCTTGTGGTGTTGCCTCTATGTTCTGTTGGAAACCTGCACTTGCCATATCAACATGGGTCATTTCTGGTGGTATTGCTTCTAAGTTCTGTTCCGCTAACACATTTGAGGCAAGCAAATTATCCCCTGCCAAAAAAAAGTAGACTTCAAAATTTGTGAGGctagaaaaaaacaaacagcTAAGTCAACTTTACCTTGTAAGTCAAACCGTATTGCCTCTACGTTCTGTTGGAAACCTGTGCTTGCCATGTCAACATGTGGCATTTCTGGTGGTATTGCTTCTAAGTTCTGTTCCGCCAACCCATTTGAAGCAAGCAAATTATCCCCTGCCAAAAACAAATAGACTTCAAAATTTGTGGGGCTAGAAAAAATTAACAGTTGAGTCAACTTTACCTTGTAAGCCAAATGCTTCCTCATTAAACTGTGTTGGATTCTCAATCATACATGGCTCGGTAGAAGTATCAGCACATAGTTGTGAAGTATTTTCAACCAAGGGCACACCTTCCATGGTTGCTTCAGAAGCTAGCATTTCGCCTGATACAACTATATCATCAGTACTTACCACTGACTTCTCCACAGTAACCTCCAGGTTTGAGGTTTGAATTTGTTGAGGCATTGCACACTGTTGCCTCAAAGAATCAATCTCCTGTACACCATCAGAAGACTCGACTAGCACAGGCTTAACCAATCCAACTTTACCAGTCGGCTCAGCACTTACAGCATCATTAGCATCTACTGCGGCTGAATGGAGAAAATCTGAAGGCGGCACAGCAACATTGTCTACCTTTGCAACTTCATCATTGCTTGCTGGCGAAGCTTTTCGCTGCGGACTCAGAACAGGACTTTCGTGCACTCTGGAAGGAACTGTTTCTTCCATTAAGCCAGGTGTGGCCGGGGCTTGAGCGCTTACAAACTCAGGTGatgcaggttcatcacaaggGAAGGGACTAGGTTGATAGTATGAGGCTGATGGCCCTGCACCATCTTCATTGTGCAATAGCATATTCAAATCAGGGGTCTGCACATTGTAACCAGACCAGCTAGGTACATCAGTGTTCAATGGATTAAGGTTGCTGTGACTAGGTCCATCATCCATGTTGACATATCCTTCAGCGCCATGGATTTTACTTGGATTATTGtcaacatcatcatcaacatcCATATCAGTAGGATAAACTGATGATCGGCCTTGAATGATGATACTGGAGAGGCACACAATGACACTTAATGAAAATGTAGCAAatatgaataaataaaataaaaggaaccgCCATTTCAAAAATAGCACGGCAACATAAGTGTTTTCATAGTATGAGTAACAAATCAATGAGCCCTGTAACACAGCATGCAAACAGATACTACCTCTGTCCGGGTTTATAAGGCCTACGCGGAATTTCATGCCGAACTTTGACCCAAAATTACATTGGTAATATGAGATTATCTTGGCACAAAAGAGGTATTGTTGGATTCGTATTGAAAAACtctttctaatggtataacttttacatacatatattaaatattatttgtataattgttggtcaaagtttggcatgAATTTCAACAGAGGCCTTATAAACCCAGACGGGGGGAGATAAGGTTTACAACATACGATTTGGATGAGTCACCAGAGCACAATTACATGTTATTGTAACCAGGCAATATAATGATCAAATTTCCAAGAAAATGCAATAACAATATTGTTCAAACGACCAAAAGATGTAAATTTACCCATCATCAGACTCGAGTTGAATTGAGTGATCCTTTGTCAGCAATAGTTCCTgaggacagaaaaaaaaaacagctttTGAAGAGAGCAGAAATTTTAATGCTGGTACTACGTGACAGGCTGCTCTTTTATTGATTAACTCATAGGAGATAAACGATAACAGAAAAACAAGAACTGTAAGTTTGTTCAATCTGCAAGATGTATAAAACCACCTGTCACATTAGTATCATTGCATTGGCAAGTCTAACATGTAATGAACCAAAATTACCAAAAATGAAGCTTGAATTCTAACATGTAATGAACCAAAACATGCAGCTTGACTACAAAAATAATGCAGATAATTTCAACACCAGATCAAGGCACTCATTACTATTGTCCAAAGTCCACCCTCTAAATGAGTTTTGTTCTGCACATGTTCTAATTCATATACACAGACAGTGCAAGAACATGCAAAGTTGATGTGAAACATTTCAATACAAGTTCACATCTACAATAACTTGGGGAAGACCTTATTCAAGAagacaaaaaagaaatcttAATCCATAAATATAATGCAAGATGCGGAACACAAACATTTGCAGCAGCAACATGGAAAAAAAGTTACACAAGTTGAGATTACCTCCTCCAAATCCAAACCGATATGTGAAGAGTTGCCATCACCAAATCTTTCTGCATATTTAGATGTGCTTAAATCACTAAACGAGATGACTTCataatttaaaaaatagaaGATGTGAAACCAACCATCTAAGCCAAATTCAGATGTAGAATATGCTGTTCTCTCTGGGTTGTCTTGCAAGGTGATCTGTTCTTTTGTGCTTACATGATGATCAATGTCACTGGATCATAGTGGAAAGTATTTAGACAATTGAAGAGCACATGTGCAAATAATGAACTTATCACAACAAGACCATGACCTTACCCCTGAAATGCAGTCTCCGGTAATTCAAAATCGTCAAGATGGAATGTCTCAGGGAGTGTTATAGAATGATAAGGAGCTGTTGATTCTTCAGGGGGGAGATCAACAGCAGTAGACCTAAAGGCTTGTTTTATCTTGAGCAAAGCTTCACTGCAATCATGGAATAGGTAGTTGACCTTCCGAGAATAGATTCTGACAACACCTACCATAAGATGACTTGATAATCGTAGTGCAATCGGAACCTCGGGGAATATGATTGAATCTGCAGGAATAACGATAAATAACaatcagtaaaaaaaatggcagGTGTTAAAAAACTCTTTATGTGTATATGGTTCAAACATGATCTGCATGGTGATGTGGCTACTTATGCAGTGTGAATAAGATACACTTATCCAACACATCATCCATTTGATTTTAGTTACTCTTTTATGCAGACACACAAGTTGTGGCTAATACCACAGAATCTCAATGAAGTGGTTACAACATTGTATGACCATGAACTTGAAAAAGGAATACACTTTCTCCTGTTAGCTCAATTGTAATTATAGCACTCTTTCATGGGAGTATTTATGTAGCATATGTGTCATATAGCGCTCCTGCCGTTTAATGTGTTTAACACACCTAAGAAGCATCAGAAGGCAATCAAATCAGATGCTACACTTAACGAAGATTTGAGCTATGTTTATCTGAGTCACACATAGAGGTTGGGTTCTTCACTAATTAAGCCAAGACAGCTGACGTGACTACGTATTAATAACAATAAAAACGGAACAGCTTAGAAAAGTCATCCTTCTGTACTGGTATAGCGATGATAAcctcatactccctccgtcccaaaataaatgacgtggatTTCTATAGACTCGtgtacaaatccacgtcacttattttgggatggagggagcaCAAAAAAAGGGAGACTAAAACGGCAAGGAGTACTCCAAGTAGAAAGGTTTATTATTAGCCTTAGGCCATAGCATAAACATTAGTCACAACCTAGAGCCATAGGAACCAGGAAGCTGCCAGTATTCTATTAGCTTTTCTTAACCTGATTGCCTCTGCAAGTCTACCAGTAGCAGTAAAATACAGAATTCAATATCTTTATGATTCTTGATGACCAAGCAAGTGAGTAACTGGTGAGGATCAGGGTGGTGTTTCTTGGAACCTGAGAAGGCAATGaaccacaaaagaaaaaaaaaactctaaaaGCATGGCACATTGGCATGCTCTAAAAGGATAACAGCTCTGCTAGCAATGACCAGAAGCTAGTTAGCATGAACAACCCAAAAATGTAACATCTTTCCTTATCGGCTTGCAATACCTAAGCAATAAGCTCAGCCAAAACCATAAATGAGCTAAAGTTAGTATCTTTTTAGTATTGACAGCCACGGCAACAATGAAAGTTAGCACAACAACGTTTTTATCACTCTACATATCAGTCAGAGCACGCACAAAGTAAATTGGAAGGAAATAAACCTTTAAAAGTAACATCTTTACTAATCCTCTTGCCATAACTAAGCAATAGCTACACCAAAACTATATACTACTCCATATAAGCTAGAGTTACCATATTTTTAGTATTGACAGAcacagcaacaacaatgagCGTTTAGAACGTATTAAATCACAGCATGCACAAAGTAAGTTATAAGGAAACAAACCCTAGATGCAAAACAGCAGAATCACTCACCTACAGAGACACCGATATCCGTATCCGTGACCTGGTTCTTGCGCAGCTTCCGCTCCAAGTGAGCGGCAATCCATATCGTCCCAAGGGGGCCTTTCTTGGCCAAGATGAACTGCGAGTAGAACATTTCAGGCTCCCCTCCTCGCCCGCGGCACGAAACCCTAACTTCAGCTCAGCTCACTGGAGATCCCCCAAGGGCATGGACGCACCCAGACAGGGGCGGATCTAGATGATGTGCCGGGTGTGCACGGGCACACCCAGAACTTATGAAGAAGACCGGGATTTAACTAATCCCTGGATGAAAAGAACCTCAGACCTCGAAATCCAATGGCCAAAGACTGTGAACGGGGGTGGAGACAGCAGGAACGTGATGTTCCGACGAGAAAGAACGGGGTGCGGCGACGCGCTTGAGAGCCGGAGTTTTGGGGTGGGGATTGCTGGATACGAGGAAATTCTGGTCAGAGTTGGAGAGCAGTGAGAGACCTGAGCTTGGGGAAATTTCTGATTCGAGTTGGAGAGCAGTGAGAGACGACGAGCTTGGGGACCTTATGCTTCTGCCTTCTGTAATCACTTATACACTTTACTCCCTATAGAACTACTTAATTATATTCACATACACCAACCGAATTGACCGGTTTGGACTCAAGTTGGCAACGGCGCCACGAAACCCCAAATGCTCGCAGCGTTTCAGGGATGGGACGTGTCATATTTAACATTTTTGGGGACATAGGTATAAACTCGTTTCATTACTTTTCAAATCTATAAAACTCGAACCCATAGAATTTTAAAACATGAGCCCGACTAGGCCAATCTCTTAACCCTAACTATTGCCTCAGCTATGCATTTTGAAATCCCCAACCCCAATTAtccatgccgccgccacccccgaCTTCCCATCTATCTTGGTCTCTTTCCcattctctcttctctcaatTCTAGTTGTTGTTGCCAACCCCTCCGTGTTGCATCGTCATAGCCTACCGATCATCCCTCTATCTCTGTCATTTGTCACTGTTTCCGCTGGCAAAATGGTATACTTGCTCATGGGTGCGGGTTCCCCAAATGGACCAAAACTCCCAAATGGCGGGATTATAATGGGGTTGTCGGGATGGGGTGGGCGAAAGGTAAGACAAAGAGTGAATTACGTATAAGCCCCAATGCCAAATAGAATTCTGAGTGGAATTTGATCATTTGGCAAAATTCCGGATGGTATATATGGAATTCCCTCtaagagaaaaaggaaggtACAGGAAATACGAAAATCCCTCTAGGAGCTTTTAGCAAAATTGGAAGCCATGTTAATATGTTCCCAAAAGTACCGAACGAATATACATACTTATAGATGAAACTTACTCGAGGAAATTTTCCATCTGTAGGCTACACAAATTAATAACACAAATATTTGATATATGTATTGTACCCCGATTGTAAATGCACATTTTTAACCACATATTTTAAACTAATTCTTAATGACAATTTACACATTTATACACATGCAAGAAATCATTTTTCTTAAACTTCTAAAaattaatttttaattttggAAATTGTGAAGGGGAATTACCTCCTAGAAGAGTTGCCCTTGCCGGATTGTTGAAATGTAAGGGCGAATAATCATAGCCATGACAAGTTTGAGTGTACATGGATAAAATGAaatggttttgctattgagaagttgactgatttttagttagagattgGTTGACGTGCTCGACcgtcggatcttaatccaacgataccatGTGGAAGATGAGAGAGCGGGGATGACCcacagatcttaatccaacggatCTGATTCCTCAACTTAAATTTAAGACTTCTTTAAAATCAGGCAACTAAGAAATAGCCACATCCAACATGAAAAGGTCAAGGCAACGATGAGTTGTAATGAAATTAAGGTAAACGATTTGCACACgtctttctctctcttgcaAGTGATTATATGAGCTTCCACCTTGGTGTCTTACATAAGCAAAAGAATTTGTATTGCAAATATATGTAATTTGACGTGTGAGTGaaaagatgaagaagaggagattAGCAAGTTTCCATGTATTTGAAACCCCAAGTGGAGACGGACCAAGAACTGTAGCACCTACAGTAACAAAAATCGcggggataaaaaaaattccaagtTTACAGACCTACATTTTCTTCAAGGGTAATCTACTCGCAACACACTCATATACTAGTAACATCGATACATTAATGTGTGCTTACATCTCTGACACAGAACAAAATAATATCGCTCCGTACTGTAAACCTCACTTAATTAATGCGGTTCCCCGCTTGACATGCATGCTGACGTGTATCTCACGTACGTAGAAGCCAGGCGCGAACTTTTCCTGTCATCGCCCCCGACGATGCCTGATGACCGCGCGTGCAGCAGTATGCAAACGAATGAACGACGGATCGCTAGTGGCTTGCTTTCAAATCTTTCCTACTTATTGGTCGTCAATTCACTTCTTTCAAACCCTTCTCTCGTCACTCCTGACAAGAAGATTGTACAAACCCATGAGTTCAAACTTCAACTCATAATCCTCCGTTATATAGTCTTTCCTGCTGCCTttcatctccatctccatgagtTCAAGTTCAGAGTTCAAATTCAGCAAAGCCTATCATCAAGCTTTATGACATTAGTTCATAAATTGActaccatgttttttttcaattataaattttcttttcttaatgATTCCATAGCAAACCACAGGCACAAAGCTAGTAAGAATGACACTTTGGACTCCCGCAAAGAGATAGGCTCACCTGTATAGAAGGAGGAGTTGGGTCTGAACATAACAACTTGCACGCTGAAACTGACCAGAGACGTGCTAGCTGCAGACGAAATCGTGCCTGCCTGTACTGGATTCTGcttagagcaactctagcgGTTACTGAACTTTTGGATCTGAAAAAACATGTATTGAGTTAACAGATCTCGATTTTTTCGATACCAATTTTACATGGACAGAACAGATACCGAATAGCTAAACCGTAAAGCCCCAACCCAGCCTagctcatcttcttcctcgcgaaCGCAGAACAAGACCTCATGAacgcagaagaagaaaagatggggcggcgcggccaggCGCGGGCAAGGGCGGGCAGGGGGCGGCTTGGCCGGGTGGGGGTCGGACGCGGATTGACGCAGGGGAGCTCCcgccggagttggggaagaagcccGTGCGGAGACGAGGAGAGGgggaagaaaatgaaaaatgacCGTTAACTGTTATTTTTGGCAGTTCGATTAGCTGCCCACCCGATCTCGGATCCGAGGATATTGGGATTTTTCGTCTGAGAGATCGGATCCCCGAAAACTTTTTTCAGATCAGGTAGGCTATTCGGTATTTGTTCTGGCCCTTTTTTGCTCCCCAATCCGTGAGTGACGGTTATTTGCTAGTTCAGTAGGCTATTCGGTATCTGCTAGAGCTGCTCTTATTACCGCAGTGGTGGTAGAAGAAACGGTCCTAGTTTAGAAGCTGGTTTCATAatcatttctgtttttttagccTCTCTTCTACAATGCAACCGTAGCATGTGAACTCATACACTAACACAGGCCACACGCACACCACGATCACACACTCTACCCTTAATAAGAAAGCCATACAACTTATTACACGCACATTAGATTCTCAAAGTTAACAGACTCCATCGGCAACGGGTACGTTGCTCTAACACTAAGGGATAAGTGTGGAAGAGGCAGGACATCATAAGTGAATAAATCCTCGGAGAGACACGTGGTTCGCCCCAACTGGGCATCGAGCTCACGCGGGCTGCCTGCATGACCGAACCAGTCAAATTCTTCTTATTATGCATGCGGCCTGAACATTCTTGATCCACATCATTGTGCACTAGTTTCAGTGCTTGCACGTGTGACATGACAATAGAATTATAGAATCAGCACAAATTTGATGAGTTGAACCAATGGATGGACATGGTTTAGAATGGAATTTTTTCCCTTCAGAAAGTAGCGAAGGGTATTTGTATACACTGCTCAGACAATTGTGTGATGCGACAAGAATCTACATAATTTTACATGAGGCCAAACTTGAAACAGACAAATTACAAGCAAACTATAGTTTAATGTGTGTCTGGCAACTACTCCCCGGAAAATGATTTGTATCTATAATATTTTCCCGAAGATGACTTGTCTCAAATATTACTGGAATTTATAACACGCATGATGACGGAAACAGGAATCGACAGAGGCCCTaaacaaaaaagggaaaatcaGTTAGTAGTTTTATCTactgtcgtcgcacggggctccgacaccggggatgcgcgggcaccccctttttaggttcggtagtgggctacggggaccgctccggcaatcgccggcggggccaatgcgaaACCTGTGAAGGCactaagaacacatgcacactctttttacccaggttcgggccaccttgcggtgcaaaaccctacgtcctgcttgtctgagcttgtattattgTGAAACAGATGGTTTACAAGTTCCCGGGGAGGGATCCCCGGGTgttctctttttggctaagtgctccttgctactTTTGGTTAAGGCTAGTGCCGAACTGTGAGATAGCAGAACCCTAGTGAAAAGCGGACGAGCTAACGAGGAAAaacccaaccctttgaccatcggcgggggtcctccttttatagccaagggaataccacaggtgccacggtgcatggtttacaagtggcgagcaaggagcttgggcaactcctccttggtgcgctggcatgcatgcatgagcgccaaccccgcagctaggggtctaaggcctaaaaaataggactggacatCCACTGTTCGCCCGACAAGatggataacgcccctcctgtctactcattaaatgcgccgtgcgcctcactccttgtcctggcgaaactgcacactgggcgcctggcACGCGCCCACATGGCGTTgttgctctgctcgctcggcccgTCCTCACAGcgggaacctgcgcccgggaacccctcctcccggcaagcgacttcccaggaggtgcccaggcgggaatgttccccgaagccccgctagcccttctgggctggtagcttgtcGGGCAGCGTgtacgttgccgcccgggtgagatcctcccgggaactgagcgatgcgacccacgcgtcgtgcaacggtggtaccccgggtgccactggtgcgacatctGCGATGATGAAATACATTTATGCGATGAAAATGCAGAAAACGCAAACATAATATGGGTACCATAAAGTCACATGAAAATTTGCAGAAGAAATTTTACAACAAATTTGAATGATGACCCTTAATGGTCAAACACAAGAGAAAAAGCCTAAGGAGCAGAATTGTTACTTGACAAGGCTCGGGACTAATAAGCTGGTGAAAAGTGACCACCGAATTTGGACTAAGACTAATCATTATTTCATTATATGCAACATGCCGTATACAGTAAGGAAAACCTTATGACCGATGGGCGCAAAAAGGCACCCACAAGCAGAAGAATATCAAGTTTTGATCTGAAAAAAAGCCATCGTAGCCAATTTATTGATTACGAATAATATTTACATCATCCATGAGGGGAGCACGAATAAAATCTGTAGAATATCAATCTAGTATTCTATATACCGTGGAAGAAGTTAAATCACCACAATCGGTAAACTTATGCGGAACTACATGCATTCATTACTGATTCAGCGTCATAGACTTTGCACCCGGCGAACTAACTCCACATTCTGGGTTAGATGAACGACGTATCATAAGTCGGCTCGTATACACACGTGCAGTATGTAGGTACTAATACGGGTGGTATAGACTAAAATTATAACCAATAGATAAGAGAGCTAAACTAATGACAAATGTAATTGCAGATAAAATACAGAgtgaacaaaaaataaatacgtatAAAAATTATGAGTATTATTGAGGACTTGGGAGCTAATACACAAAACTTGTGCACAAAGTATATTAATTTACCTAGCATAGCTGCatgtcaagaaaaaagaagctcAAATTCTTCAAGCGGCTTTAGGGTTTAATGTTGCAGATAACCCAAAGCTACCCTACACCACCTGCATGTGAATATGACATTGACCTAAATTTCAGATAATTTTTCTAACTTCAGCATACCATCTCTCCCCATATAAGGAAAGATGCTTATAAGTAAAGATGCTCATAGACAAAGCTCCCTAAAGGATAAAACATACAATTTAATAGAAATTATGAATCATTCCCTCGACAAAAAATCAACGACTTGTTGTAGTTAAAGACAGAAATTGTTATCCAACAACCACCGGTGACAAAACTAGATTATTGATGGTTTTGTAAGAATCCaattattttaaatttgaTTGATGCCATGTTTGAGGTTTTAGAatggatttttttccttctaaatAGCAAATTAATGGCATCTACGTTACACCATTCGGACAATATTATTGTAGCCAGAATCAGCATAATGTGGCAACTAGATGAATTGCTGATACATCTAAAATATTTTCCAAAGTAAATGATATAATTTCTGGTTTAACATGACTAAAGAATGAAACATGGATCTATTATTTCATAACTAAACTGATTTGAGTGCCAATCTATTATATTTTCATAACTAAAATGATATTTTATGAATAAACTAAACAAAAATATTATAGATATTTACCATGGAAGACATTAGAATAATTCTTCACGGTAAAATAGGAAAAACTAGAACTATGATACTTGTATAGAGTATTCTAGATTAAAGATATTTATAGATATATGTAGACCTAGGCAAGGCCGGCCAGAAAATCCCAATCTTGGCCCtagcccggcccgaaacccGGAAAAACTACATTTTTAAGATAATCATTTTCGggataaataaatgatttttcaTACCCAttttccaaattttttttaatgatttTAACCCATTTCAGgctttttttgaaatttttaaggCCGGGCTTCGTGCGCAAAAGTCAGGCATGGGCCGTCCGAGGAGGGCCACCCAATGCCAAGTCTAGATATATGATTTGGATGGTCACCACTTGGCAATAATCCAACGGTTTAATTCTATAAATATGGGTGCTCTCCCCTCCTATGATTGTACTATAATCTCAAAAAATATGGTAGCACTATTAGaaaaggtactccctctgatccatatcagttgtcgaaatattacatgtatctatacgctTTTTAgccatagatacatccatatttgggtaaatttgagacaattaatatggatcggagggagtagtcacTAAAAGAAGTGTGGTATCAAATTGTGGCAGTGAGTAAAGTCTTGAGTTTTTTGCTACTTAGAATGACATGTTTGTCCTATTTAGTGGGTACTAGACTCCGTTCGCCGAAATTCTCTACAGAATTTTTCAAAGTAATTTGCAATAATCAAATCTAATTCATCTAATTCAACATCACACAGATAAAAGGAAATAATAATGTGTGAATAACTAATATAACTACAATACAATGTCAAACTTAAATTCTAACAAGTATGTATACACATACTTTTGCATCTTCTGAACATGGATTATAAAATGCCAGAACAATACAACCAGATATCCATTCATAATATCAGAAAATATTTTCACATTTTCATCGTTTGATTGTAATCATGCTTGTTTTTCTTCCAATAGATGGTTGAGATGAATTTGTGGAGCACTGAGTAGGTGACACCTATCATATGCGCAAAGATATAtccgacaaaaaaaaattgtgcataAAACGATATAAATTCTTAACAAACAATCTTcgttttatttatttgatgAACAAATGATGACGACTGAAAATCCAATGAAATTTCTTCCGCGGACATTGGATAGTTTCTTTATATTTATGCGGGAAATAAAATCATTGAGATAAGTAGGTATTTTGTCATCTTTACGATATCTACTGTTCATAAGAAAGATTAGGAGTTTATTGAAATCCTTATCGATGTGTCTTTTATCAG
The Brachypodium distachyon strain Bd21 chromosome 2, Brachypodium_distachyon_v3.0, whole genome shotgun sequence genome window above contains:
- the LOC100841414 gene encoding sister chromatid cohesion 1 protein 4; translation: MFYSQFILAKKGPLGTIWIAAHLERKLRKNQVTDTDIGVSVDSIIFPEVPIALRLSSHLMVGVVRIYSRKVNYLFHDCSEALLKIKQAFRSTAVDLPPEESTAPYHSITLPETFHLDDFELPETAFQGDIDHHVSTKEQITLQDNPERTAYSTSEFGLDERFGDGNSSHIGLDLEEELLLTKDHSIQLESDDGIIIQGRSSVYPTDMDVDDDVDNNPSKIHGAEGYVNMDDGPSHSNLNPLNTDVPSWSGYNVQTPDLNMLLHNEDGAGPSASYYQPSPFPCDEPASPEFVSAQAPATPGLMEETVPSRVHESPVLSPQRKASPASNDEVAKVDNVAVPPSDFLHSAAVDANDAVSAEPTGKVGLVKPVLVESSDGVQEIDSLRQQCAMPQQIQTSNLEVTVEKSVVSTDDIVVSGEMLASEATMEGVPLVENTSQLCADTSTEPCMIENPTQFNEEAFGLQGDNLLASNGLAEQNLEAIPPEMPHVDMASTGFQQNVEAIRFDLQGDNLLASNVLAEQNLEAIPPEMTHVDMASAGFQQNIEATPQEMAYNDRPNALSTSEFPERERMLSAPDIEFHQTYDLGQITAEKGITESDGSNKIGSLTSRKRHLEDSSPVPESATTDKLSSKLHGKRSAEAIPEDNDLLASILVGRRTPGLWLDSTPLPSKASSLKRPRLGSKTMTPKRKVQMDDAMVIHADIIRQQLISTEDIRRIRRKAPCTRSEIWMIEKGSLEDDIFHEPIFSCMCKDLNDLQYRTYETVPRLTAHNMELQGQLGMTGTTSSDINNVDISGAKDSATIADEFHMVLPDGAQLDAMLPETTDLLDATAAFGLQLPSDKHVNNIEGVTEFLFGDEKEIPLVDKTNADTNISPQVDALDKDRLQDAPADLQRSQDPPLFVLDDITHDSATMVTDAPDVVLDSSGPACAQAVDNMDGELTGIVQSDINAFENNKEMPTSEITGLEFTQDASAFPQPTDDENAMSAMGENSGLQENNRESFMDMDNMGHDFALKECSDFGSAIHGVDTDFLNYDDDVDFDDTNNDEPNPDEFQSHDALSGWSSRTRGVARYLKTLFDEESGLGRKNIAIDHLLRGKTRKEASRMFFETLVLSTKDYIHVDQPNPFDFVSVKPGPKLLKSDF